The DNA segment TCCGAAAGCGATGACGAAACAGCAGCTTGAGAAATGGGTCAAACGTGCCAATTGGTACATGCTCGCCGAGTACACGGTCGCAAACGTAGCTGCCGAGAGCTCATTCGCACTTGAGTTGGCCAGGGAATGGATGCGCTCAGCCGATGAAATGACAGCAACCTGCGGTTGGAGCACGTACGCAAATTACATTTCAATCACTCCCGACGAAGAGCTTGACCTGGATGAAATTCACGTTTTGCTGCAGCAGATTGAATCCACAATCCATGGTGAGCAGAACCGAGTACGGTATACGATGAATATGTTCGTCGTAATTACTGGTGCATATGTCATACCTTTACACGACGATGCCATGAAAGTTGCCAAGAATATAGGAAAAGTCCGTGTCGATGTCGGTCAAACCGCCTGCAAGGTTCCCCTAGCACCAGAATATATTCAAAAAATAAAGCAGCGCGGCAAGCTTGGCGTAAAGAAAAAGACATGCATTTGTTAAGGTCGCCGCGCCCCTTGTCACTCTAGAGATTGAGTAATATTTTGGCCACACTAAAATATATAACCAAGCCAGTACCATCGACTAATGTTGTAATAAATGGTCCTGATATTACTGCCGGATCCGCCTTCAGCTTATGCAATATTAGTGGTAATACGGCTGCGACCAAGGACGCCCATATCACGATCATCAAAGCCGTAATACCGACGACTAAGCCCACGTTAAGCTCCACGCCAAGCATCCAAGCACGAAGAAAGGCGATGACAAAAATCGTCGAGCCTGTCATCAGTCCTGTCATCAGTTCCTTCTTAACGACGCGGAACAAATCGCGGAAATGCACCTCCCCTACGGCCAGAGCGCGTACAAGCGTCGATACCGTCTGAGTTCCAGTATTGCCTCCGGTGCCGATGAGCAGCGGAATGAAAAAAGCGAGTGAAATGACTTCGGTCAACGTATCCTCATAATGCCTCAAGACAGTACCCGTATAGGCCTCGGCAACAAATAGTATGAGAAGCCAAAAAATTCTTTTGCGGAACAGGTGGAATACGGAGGTCTTAAAATAAACATCCTCGAGCGGCTGGCTTCCGCCCAACATCTGAATATCCTCCGTCGCCTCCTCCTGCATGACATCAATCAAATCATCCACGGTAACGACGCCGATCAAGCGCTGCTGCCCATCCACCACTGGCAGAGCAACCCAGTCGTAACGAGATAGCAGCTCTGCTGTTTCCTCCTGCCCCATCGTAGCCGGTACGGAAATAGGTTCATCTGCGATTTCCTGCAGCCGGGTATGTGGATTGGCCAGTATGATTTTTCTCAGCGAAACAACTCCCAGCAATTCCCCCTTCATTCCGGTTACATAAATATACGCGGTGATCTCTGCCTCGTGTCCAACTTTGCGTATATGCTCCAGCGTCATTTCCATCGTCCACTGCCCCGGGGCGGCGATATAATCAATGGTTGCCAGGCTCCCCGCTGTTTCTTCCGGAAACGTCATTAATTCCTGAATTCGTTCGCGATAATCTTCCGGCAGCAGATCAAGCAATTTATCCGCCTGATATCGATGAATCGCCAGCATCATATCCGCTACAACATCACTAGGCAGCTCATTAAGAATGTTCGAAGTTAGTTCGACGTTCAAGTGATGCAAAATTTGATATTGAAGCAGTGGCTCCACAAACTCCAATATTTCCGCAGATACGAGCGGAGGCAACAGCTCCATTAGCCTCAATTGCTCCTCCGATTTTAATTTCTCCAAACTTTCTGCCAAATCAATCGGTCTGAAAGCTTCCACAAATGAAAGCATCTGATCTTGATCTGCCGTCAAGATCTTTAGCCGCATTTGATTAAGATCGATCATTTTAACGTACTCCTTTGAACATGTTGTTGATGCTTAATATTCCATTGTAACACGTAAAACAAAGCCGAATAAGAAGTTCAACCTGTTAGGGAATAAGGCCATAGTTTTCATCAAACAATAAAATCATGTCAACAGCCATCATGAAGCAACCTGCTTTTGATTTGATTGCCAGTGAAACCGCTAACAGATACGATAAATATAGGATATATGAACTATATCACATCTTCAGATTCAACAATTTATTAGTGGAGGTCAAAAAATATGGAAACTACAGAAACAGCTAGTTTCAAAGTAGTCGTACAACGGTTCGGGAGATTCCTAAGTGGAATGTTCATGCCGAACATCGGGGCATTTATCGCCTGGGGTCTTATTACCGCATTATTCATCCCGACAGGCTGGTTTCCTAACGAAAGTTTTGCTTCCTTAGTAGATCCAATGATTAAATATTTGCTTCCTTTGCTCATTGGCTATACAGGCGGCAGAATAATTCACGATGTACGGGGCGGCGTCATTGGCGCAATCGTCACGATGGGCGTCATTGTGGGAGCCGAGATTCCAATGTTCCTTGGAGCAATGATCGTCGGACCGCTTAGCGCATGGGTCTTGAAGAAGTTCGATAAATCGGTCGAAGGTAAAATACCTGCCGGCTTTGAAATGCTGATCAACAACTTTTCCCTGGGTATTTTCGGGGGCGGTATGGCTCTCATCGCCTTCAAAGGGATCGGACCGATCGTTCAGTCGATTAGCAACATGCTGGCAGCTGGAGTAGATTTCCTGATCAACACGGGTTTGCTGCCTTTAGCCAACCTGATCATTGAGCCAGCCAAAGTATTGTTCCTGAATAACGCAATCAACCACGGTATTCTTGGACCATTAGCATTAGAGCAAGTTCACACTGCAGGAAAATCCATTATTTACATGCTGGAATCCAATCCAGGACCTGGTCTTGGTATCCTACTGGCTTACTGGCTTTTCGGAAGAGGTTCTGTTAAGCAATCTGCGCCTGGTGCAGTGATCATTCATTTCTTTGGTGGTATTCATGAAATTTATTTCCCTTACATCT comes from the Paenibacillus lentus genome and includes:
- a CDS encoding DNA alkylation repair protein encodes the protein MTFAEVMAKLEELGSEQTKRTFIRHGAKEPLFGVKIGDLKKLVKQVSKDQDLALTLYESGNSDAMYLAGLSVHPKAMTKQQLEKWVKRANWYMLAEYTVANVAAESSFALELAREWMRSADEMTATCGWSTYANYISITPDEELDLDEIHVLLQQIESTIHGEQNRVRYTMNMFVVITGAYVIPLHDDAMKVAKNIGKVRVDVGQTACKVPLAPEYIQKIKQRGKLGVKKKTCIC
- a CDS encoding PTS mannitol transporter subunit IICB codes for the protein METTETASFKVVVQRFGRFLSGMFMPNIGAFIAWGLITALFIPTGWFPNESFASLVDPMIKYLLPLLIGYTGGRIIHDVRGGVIGAIVTMGVIVGAEIPMFLGAMIVGPLSAWVLKKFDKSVEGKIPAGFEMLINNFSLGIFGGGMALIAFKGIGPIVQSISNMLAAGVDFLINTGLLPLANLIIEPAKVLFLNNAINHGILGPLALEQVHTAGKSIIYMLESNPGPGLGILLAYWLFGRGSVKQSAPGAVIIHFFGGIHEIYFPYILMNPRLILAVIGGGMAGTFTFSILGAGLAGAPSPGSILAYLPLTPKGGFLAMFSGVFVAALVSFLIASLLLKTKKSAGDDDLEAATTKVKEMKASSKGNAAAPSASVKETIKSKEAVNKIVFSCDAGMGSSAMGASILRKKVNAASLPITVINTAINDIPDDADIVITHKTLTDRARQKNPNAEHISIDNFLKSPEYDALIERLSK
- the mgtE gene encoding magnesium transporter; the protein is MIDLNQMRLKILTADQDQMLSFVEAFRPIDLAESLEKLKSEEQLRLMELLPPLVSAEILEFVEPLLQYQILHHLNVELTSNILNELPSDVVADMMLAIHRYQADKLLDLLPEDYRERIQELMTFPEETAGSLATIDYIAAPGQWTMEMTLEHIRKVGHEAEITAYIYVTGMKGELLGVVSLRKIILANPHTRLQEIADEPISVPATMGQEETAELLSRYDWVALPVVDGQQRLIGVVTVDDLIDVMQEEATEDIQMLGGSQPLEDVYFKTSVFHLFRKRIFWLLILFVAEAYTGTVLRHYEDTLTEVISLAFFIPLLIGTGGNTGTQTVSTLVRALAVGEVHFRDLFRVVKKELMTGLMTGSTIFVIAFLRAWMLGVELNVGLVVGITALMIVIWASLVAAVLPLILHKLKADPAVISGPFITTLVDGTGLVIYFSVAKILLNL